Proteins from a genomic interval of Halomonas alkaliantarctica:
- a CDS encoding ferredoxin--NADP reductase, whose product MSKFALEEVLSVHHWNDTLFSFRTTRERSLRFKTGQFVMIGLEVNGKPLMRAYSIASPNYEDHLEFFSIKVPDGPLTSRLQHLKVGDQIMVSRKPTGTLVCDDLLPGRNLYMLSTGTGLAPFMSLIQDPEVYERFEKVVLVHGVREVSELAYADFITKELPAHEYLGEDIAEKLVYYPTVTREEFHTMGRLTDHIRSGKLFEDTGLPPIDPRQDRAMICGSPAMLDDTSALLDELGLNISPRMGEPGDYVIERAFVEK is encoded by the coding sequence ATGAGTAAGTTTGCTCTGGAAGAAGTGCTTAGCGTTCATCACTGGAACGATACTCTGTTCAGCTTCCGCACCACCCGCGAGCGCAGTCTGCGTTTCAAAACCGGTCAGTTTGTGATGATTGGTTTGGAAGTGAACGGCAAGCCGCTGATGCGCGCTTACTCTATTGCCAGCCCCAACTACGAAGACCACCTTGAGTTCTTCAGCATTAAAGTGCCCGACGGCCCGCTCACTTCACGCCTTCAGCACTTGAAAGTAGGCGATCAGATTATGGTCAGCCGCAAGCCCACCGGCACGCTGGTATGCGATGACCTGCTGCCGGGCCGTAATCTCTACATGCTCTCCACCGGTACCGGCTTGGCGCCGTTTATGAGTTTGATTCAGGATCCTGAAGTATACGAGCGCTTCGAGAAGGTAGTGCTGGTTCACGGTGTACGGGAAGTCTCTGAATTGGCCTACGCCGATTTCATCACCAAAGAGCTGCCAGCCCATGAATACCTGGGTGAAGACATCGCTGAAAAGCTGGTCTACTACCCCACCGTTACTCGGGAAGAATTCCACACCATGGGACGCCTGACCGACCATATCCGTTCGGGCAAGCTGTTTGAAGACACCGGCCTACCGCCCATCGACCCGCGCCAGGATCGCGCGATGATCTGCGGTAGCCCCGCCATGCTGGACGATACGAGCGCACTGTTAGACGAGCTGGGCTTGAATATTTCGCCACGCATGGGCGAGCCGGGCGACTACGTCATCGAGCGTGCGTTTGTCGAGAAATAA
- a CDS encoding ammonium transporter: MNEFTELSYALDTFYFLICGVLVMWMAAGFSMLEAGLVRSKNTAEILTKNVALFAIACTMYLLVGYYIMYSSSAGGFLPNLGFLIGAENSVDAVTAGGDDAPYYSMRSDFFFQVVFVATAMSIVSGAVAERMKLWAFLAFAVVMTAFIYPVSGYWTWGGGWLSEVGYSDYAGSGIVHLAGAAAALAGVIVLGPRKGKYGKDGSIHAIPGANMPLATLGTFILWMGWFGFNGGSELKLAAVDSANNVAQVFVNTNAAAAGGVIAALILAKLWFRKADLTMALNGALAGLVAITADPLSPTALGATIIGAVGGIIVVAAIVTLDKLKLDDPVGAISVHGVVGIWGVLAVPLTNDGASFGAQIIGIAGIFGWVFLASLVVWLILKAIMGIRVSEEEEYEGVDIAECGLEAYPEFGIKK, encoded by the coding sequence ATGAATGAGTTTACAGAGTTGAGCTACGCGCTCGATACGTTCTACTTCCTAATTTGCGGCGTGCTCGTCATGTGGATGGCGGCAGGCTTCTCCATGTTGGAAGCGGGCCTGGTACGCTCCAAAAACACCGCTGAAATTCTAACCAAAAACGTTGCGCTGTTTGCCATTGCCTGCACCATGTACCTGTTGGTCGGCTACTACATTATGTACTCCAGCAGCGCTGGCGGCTTCCTACCCAATCTGGGCTTTCTGATTGGCGCTGAAAACAGTGTGGATGCGGTGACTGCTGGCGGCGATGACGCGCCTTACTACTCCATGCGTTCTGACTTCTTCTTCCAGGTGGTATTCGTTGCGACCGCCATGTCGATTGTGTCGGGTGCCGTGGCTGAGCGCATGAAACTGTGGGCCTTCCTGGCCTTTGCTGTTGTCATGACCGCGTTTATCTATCCGGTGTCTGGCTACTGGACCTGGGGCGGCGGCTGGTTGTCTGAAGTAGGCTACTCTGACTATGCGGGTTCAGGCATTGTGCACCTTGCCGGTGCAGCTGCAGCGCTAGCGGGTGTGATCGTGCTAGGCCCACGTAAAGGCAAATACGGTAAAGATGGCTCTATCCACGCGATTCCGGGTGCCAACATGCCGCTGGCTACCTTGGGTACCTTCATCCTGTGGATGGGCTGGTTCGGTTTTAACGGCGGCTCAGAGCTCAAGCTGGCGGCTGTCGATTCTGCTAACAATGTGGCACAAGTGTTTGTTAATACTAACGCTGCAGCGGCGGGTGGTGTCATTGCCGCGCTGATTCTGGCCAAACTGTGGTTCCGCAAAGCTGACCTTACCATGGCGTTGAACGGTGCATTGGCGGGTTTGGTCGCCATTACCGCTGATCCGCTCTCCCCGACGGCACTGGGTGCCACTATTATCGGTGCAGTAGGTGGCATCATCGTGGTGGCTGCCATCGTTACCCTCGATAAGCTGAAGCTAGATGATCCGGTCGGTGCGATCTCTGTACACGGTGTTGTCGGTATCTGGGGCGTACTGGCGGTGCCTTTGACCAATGACGGCGCATCATTCGGTGCTCAAATCATCGGTATTGCAGGTATCTTCGGTTGGGTCTTCCTGGCAAGCCTGGTGGTATGGCTCATCCTGAAAGCCATCATGGGTATCCGGGTTAGCGAAGAAGAAGAGTATGAAGGCGTTGATATCGCAGAGTGCGGTCTCGAAGCCTACCCAGAATTTGGTATTAAGAAATAA
- the glnK gene encoding P-II family nitrogen regulator — translation MKLITAIIKPFKLDDVRESLSDIGVQGITVTEVKGFGRQKGHTELYRGAEYVVDFLPKVKLEVAVDDDMAEQVIDAITQVANTGKIGDGKIFVMPLEQVIRIRTGETGKDAV, via the coding sequence ATGAAATTGATCACAGCGATTATCAAGCCGTTCAAGCTCGACGATGTGCGCGAGTCGCTCTCCGACATCGGCGTGCAGGGTATTACGGTGACGGAAGTGAAGGGCTTTGGACGTCAGAAAGGGCATACCGAGCTGTATCGCGGCGCTGAGTATGTGGTGGACTTCCTGCCCAAGGTCAAGCTAGAAGTCGCCGTGGACGATGACATGGCCGAGCAGGTGATCGATGCCATCACCCAGGTAGCGAACACGGGTAAAATCGGCGACGGCAAAATTTTTGTGATGCCGCTGGAGCAGGTGATTCGTATCCGTACCGGCGAAACGGGCAAAGACGCGGTTTAA
- a CDS encoding P-II family nitrogen regulator — MKLITAIIKPFKLDDVREALADNGVQGITVTEVKGFGRQKGHTELYRGAEYVVDFLPKVKVEVAVDDARLESVLDAICSAANSGKIGDGKVFVTPLEDVIRIRTGERGADAV; from the coding sequence ATGAAACTCATCACCGCTATCATCAAGCCATTCAAGCTCGACGATGTTCGTGAGGCGCTCGCCGACAACGGCGTGCAGGGCATTACAGTTACCGAAGTGAAAGGTTTTGGCCGTCAGAAAGGGCATACCGAACTGTATCGCGGCGCAGAATATGTCGTCGATTTTCTACCCAAGGTAAAGGTTGAGGTAGCCGTCGACGACGCTCGTTTAGAGAGCGTGCTGGATGCGATCTGTAGCGCAGCCAATAGCGGCAAGATCGGTGACGGCAAAGTGTTTGTTACGCCACTGGAAGACGTGATCCGTATCCGTACCGGTGAACGCGGCGCTGACGCCGTCTAA